TCCTGCATCTTTGAATTAATAGAATCAAAAttcgttttttttaatcttGTTACGTATTAATCACATATAGGCATggaaaatgaagaaaactcaATCAGTCCACAAAGTCAAAAGCAATGGAACAACAATTTTATGGATTCTTAATTTGAATAGTTGGAATTCCCTTCAACTTCTCTAACATGTAGCAGTACCCATAACCACATaagagagaaaagaggaaaaatatGAACCacatagagagaagagaaaagatatAGTACCTGAGCAATGAAGCATATATATCTCTTAACATtgaagaaaaacctgaacaaCAAACGAAAGGAAAAACTAATTAGCATAAACAATATCAGGTAAGTTCAACATGTCAATAAAACTGAAATCTAGTTGAGAAATGGTTTGAATTTCATCACTAAAGAATTTCCTTCTTATCTCAGCTAGCAAATGAACTCAACCATGCAACTTGCATATAGTAAAGGAAGCTTGTAAGTAAGCACATtagttgcaaaaaaaaaaataacaaccaACCCTTACAGAATCCACTCAATTATATCAACAATAAATATTAGTGCATCTAAATACCAACATAAGGTTTTGATCTGTACCTATTAATAATAAAGAAAACCAAAGCTCAAGCACTTCAAAGCTCAAGCTCAAACATTTACTTTCATAGGAATGACATAAACGTTCAAGAGGGATATGGAAAAGGAGTGGCTTTGATGAATTTGGCATATGGATTTCTAGAGGTATTTCATCTTTTGATCATATTTTGGTTTGGTATAATGCAATCGGAAAAAACGGAAAACGAAAAACACCTGATTGGGTGGCGATGTGGCGAACAACGACGGAGAATACCAACCATGAGACAAACATTGTTGCTCAAATTCTGCACATATTCAAGTCATAATTAGGCAATTAGCACAAAGAGAACAACTACAAACCTTCAACCTTTATTTATCAAaactttaataaaataaatagccTCAACACTACTGAATTAATTAGGTATTGAACTCAACTCATTTGTTTAATGTGCTTTAGCATATATGTTTTAATAAGAAAGTTTCCTCATTGATGAGCATAAGCAAATAAGGTACCATAAAATTCTAATTCACAACATATGAAAGCAAAAGAATCCCTAGTTGAACATTAATTAATTCAGAAATATGAGAATCACTTTTTCTCACAACTTTTGTTGTTCTTCTCAACTTAGTTTATGAAGAAATTTGTGAAGAAATTACAGAACCTTCTTCTAGGGTTGATTTTGATGTCAATGAAAGGAAGAGGCTTTCTATCCACCAAGAAATACTGCAAACTTATGATCAACTGAAGATTGATAgcaagaaaaaatcaagaaataaactacctaaatcctaatcaaatctaaaatttaaaaatgtattttttttattaaggagaaataaggtaaggaaaaatcagggcacatgtggcaagtggggccaaggagaaagagcttacatgtaaaatattatgtgagaattaatctgggagcgacacgtcactaacttggcctgtgagagcgacacgtcatgctagaagttgttcttttctaatatatattgatattgattacaATTTCTTCCATCTTCACCAATAAATCAGGAATTGCAATTTGCATGCCTCTTTTTTGTCCCATGAAATTTAAAGtataaataatttattcttgataattatttttaattgatttctTTTAAATATTTCTATGGAATTAATCCTAAAGTACTTGGAGTTGTGATTAGATAGATAATAAAGTCCTTTataaaattaagataaaattcatTAGTGCCATAGCCTAATTTGAATTTCTTGGGTACATGGGATTTATCCTATTCTGAATTGGTAGTAGACATCACCATCATTACTATATGACATGAACAAAGAGAACACGAATCCTGAATCCATACAAACAACTTTATCAACTTTTGTGGTTTGTAGTAACCATTAATGATGAGGTGGATAATATTAAATAGATCGTTATCCAATCATTTTTCGACAGGACTGGAAGAATTTCTTTTCCTATCATATACCCATATTCCATAATATAAAGTATGAAATTTGATTTATTTTCCTGATTTcaattgttttgttttgttaagATCGTTATCCAATGATTTACTTTTGTTTTGATTTGCTTTTTGAGGTGAGAATTCACTTAACATTGAAAATTCTCAGAGAACAACAAATATTTCAAAGAGGATTATATTTAACTCTAATACAAAATCAAATTTTGTAAGGATTGATTTTATGTTCAAGAAGATTGATTTACAAATACATCAAACCTGTATTCTTTTATACTCCTTGTTTTCATATTTAATCGGTGAATCATAAAATACTTTTATTGGTTAATAACTTAAGATTATGCCGGTACAATAAAATGTGGGTTTTTAATGGTGactatttttatattttgtgaaagTTTTAGACCGTCACTAAACATTTTCGTGAGAGTTATTATGATCGTCATCTTCCCAGTACCATGAACTGTTTGTGGTCGTTTTTCTCTAATTGCGGGTTGTGAATGCCAGAAGCAGTTTCTGATGATTAAAAACCGCCAATAAAACTCCACAAAATGCATTACCAAGCAAACAAGATCCTTAGTAGATAAATAGTTCTAAGTAAATAGTATCACATGATAACAGAAAATTAATttgtatttaatattattaaattaatatttataagtgATTATTCGTATatttattagtttatttttattattacaaTATGAGTAACATAATAAGTTTCTTTAAAAACAACATAATAAGTTAACTATGTACTATCAAGTGATaatgaaaaaatatatgaacaattaaataatttcaattaaattaataattttaccatttataaattttaaattttaattaaattatatgaacaattaaataatttcaactTAACAGTATCAACTTAATATATTATTCaaattatgtttttaatttattaatcagCATACTATATTATAAAAATTGAAACAGGGAGAAATAGGAACAAATTATCTTATATTGAATAAGTTTTAACCTAATTTTCTTTTACCATAAGTTTTACACATGACACACATAGTAAGGTAATAAATAAGATTTTATTATCTTATCAAGCTGACACAACAAATAACTGTTTATAGCATGATATAATTACATTATTCCATGTTAGTCTTACCCTATCCACCAAACATATCTtaaaagtaaaagtaaaataaaaatgattagcTCCAAAACAATGGGACCAAAATCACTCATCCTCAAAACTATGGACCACAGTTAAgctaaatattaattatttttacaatTATATTCAAATTCACAaagtaatttaaaataaaatctttatttttttttctcaacaaACCTTATCATTAAATCatctaaaaattaaaagaaacaacaagaagtttctacatttttattttttgtaaacTGATAAATACGAATTTATTTCAAGCTTCAACTGTTATAAGCATTTTTAAAATACAAAACCCCAAAACAAAACAGCATTCAACAAAAAAACTGTTATTATAAAACCCCATCGTCCTCTGTTGTTCCTCGCTTCTTTTCCCTCGTACGCTATCCCTTCCCctgttcttccttcttcctcttcccctTCCCTTCCACATACTTTCCTCTTCTCTGTCTCTGCTTCTCAACGCGCTTATCCATTGTTTCCATTGAGTTTGCAACTTCACAGAGAGAGACCTTGCAGTTGTTGTAACCTCTACTCATCTGTAACTGTAAGTATTCAAATCTCATGCTGTTTCATTCTTTGTGTGATAAGCCTCTTTTGTCCATCTGGGTGTTGAAATTTTTCATCAAAcagctttgtttttcttttgttttcacTCTTTGATTGTTGTGAGGGACAACTTGGTCATTAATGGTTCCTTTAGCTTTCCGCAAAGAAACTAGTATCTATCCTCTGCGTTGAGATTCTGATTCCTTGTGTTTGCAATAGATGGCAAtacctttttccttcaccagTATGGTTAACTTTCCTTGCTGATTGGTTCGTGTTAAAAAATCATGAAAATTCTTACCCATTTTTCCTGCTTTTTATGTTTATGGCTTTACAATCatgttctctttatttttttttgtgtgtctGGTTGTGTTATACTGTGATGGTTTCAGATGATTTCTTTCTGATCAAAATATGTCAAATTTCGCCACCTTTGTTTATGATCTTAAGTCTTAACTAATTTTCTCTGTTCACAAGTTTAATTTAATGCTTGAATCTATTTTGGGGAGAAACTTTTGTGAGTAACTTCTggatttcaaaattgattttgataataTGATCCAAACATTCTATGCATTCCCTGTGAACTTCTGTTCTCCATAACTAGATGGAGGTATGGGATTGAACTTTGGACTCTGTTTCCAGAATAGTCCACTATTTTCCATTATTCATTAATGATTGAGTCTTGTCTCTCACAGCAGATCTGAAAAGAAATTTCATTGCTATTTCCTCAAAATTGATTTCGTGATTGGTGTGCTTTTAGATATCAGAAACTGCTTTACATGGTCAGCATGATGCATATAATTAAATATACATGGTCTGTATGGTACATAATTGAATAGGTAGATGAATTCTACcgataaattttattttaatctgTCAAACAAAGATGATTTTTATCATACAGCTGGCCCATTTAATGTCTGCCACTGTAATGGTCAATTTTTTCTGAAAACACAAATGGTTGTGGACTCTGTAGTCTTTACTGAAAACACTTTTTCAGAGCGACCAAAACAAAAATTGTGAATTTATTTCTAACTATCCTGAAGAATTAAAACCTTAGAGGAATGATTGGAGAGTTTGGTATACTTAGTGGATGTTTGAATACATGTTACAATGAGTCAAAATCAGGATGGATATATGtaattttctttaatttaattatggTTTTCAACCATGTATTCAACAATTAGTGAATAACTTTGAAATATGATTTTATCTCTTTCTAaacaattattattataaaaaaaatatttgatggTTAGGAGTGGTTAGAAGTGGTTAGAAGTTATACCACAACTTGGACTTATCACCTATAGCCAAACTCCGACCCCACCCAAACCAACCATTTGAGCCATGCTTATCCAACTcaacataattttttataaagatCCTTAACTTTCAAGGTCAATTAATGCCCTATATAGAAGTTGGTTTCCAAATTTCTGTATATGTATTTTTGTATATGTTGTTGGTACTATGATATTATCATGTAAACCTTATGATTTGATGCTAAGATTTTGGAGTTTGTCAACCATAAAGAAAATAGTCATTCCATTGCTCTATGGAGGTTGGCATTTTACATTTTAACTTTCAGTTTTGATGCTTATTTTGTTATGAATTTCTAGAGTgcttttcaaaatttaaaccGAGCAGATATTCTACCCTAATGATGTCTCAATTTCCTGTTTCATTAATGAAATCCTGCAATGGCAATTAAAAACGACATGAGTGGGGCAGCTACAAAATTACTTGGTGGTTTTTAATTTACATGTCAAAATTTTATTGGTGCGATAGAAAATGATGATCAATAGCTGCTTATTAGGCACTCATAGAATGCTGATGTTTTTCAGGTTCAGGTACCACTACCAGAAGGAGAAAATTCTGTAACATACCAAACAATGGCCTTAGATGCATACTTGGAGGAGACTATGTCTCAAATTGATTCCTTTGAAGATAGACCATCTTTGGAAAAATGGAAATCCTCCACTGATTTCATTGCAGAGTCTGATAGAACTTCCTCTGGTGGCTTTGACTGCAACATCTGCCTAGACTGTGTTCAAGATCCAGTGGTCACTCTCTGTGGCCATCTTTACTGCTGGCCCTGCATTTACAAATGGCTTAATTCGAATAGCGCTTCTTCAGAAAACGTGGAGCAGAATAAGCCACAATGTCCAGTGTgcaaatcagaagtttctcaaTCCTCACTAGTTCCATTGTATGGCCGTGGCCAAACCACAATAGCTTCTAAAAACAAGGCTTATCAACAAGTTGGGAGTGTCATCCCAAGAAGACCCTTGGGTCCCATATTGTATAATGCTACATCAACTGCTTCCGAACCAACTTTTCAAAGTAACCAGCATTTCCATGATCCTTAtcatcgtcatcatcatcatcatcatcatcaaatgtTCAACTCAATTCCAAGCAGTTATAGTACCTCACCAATGTTTAGCACAAGTGGTTCACTTGATAACACGTTTGGGATCTTTGGTGAGATGATGTATGCAAC
This portion of the Lotus japonicus ecotype B-129 chromosome 3, LjGifu_v1.2 genome encodes:
- the LOC130746907 gene encoding E3 ubiquitin-protein ligase RMA1H1-like isoform X1; protein product: MEVQVPLPEGENSVTYQTMALDAYLEETMSQIDSFEDRPSLEKWKSSTDFIAESDRTSSGGFDCNICLDCVQDPVVTLCGHLYCWPCIYKWLNSNSASSENVEQNKPQCPVCKSEVSQSSLVPLYGRGQTTIASKNKAYQQVGSVIPRRPLGPILYNATSTASEPTFQSNQHFHDPYHRHHHHHHHQMFNSIPSSYSTSPMFSTSGSLDNTFGIFGEMMYATVFGNQVSNMYSYNQPGSSNPRIRRHLMRVDKSLSRICFFLFCCMVLCLLLF
- the LOC130746907 gene encoding E3 ubiquitin-protein ligase RMA1H1-like isoform X2; translated protein: MALDAYLEETMSQIDSFEDRPSLEKWKSSTDFIAESDRTSSGGFDCNICLDCVQDPVVTLCGHLYCWPCIYKWLNSNSASSENVEQNKPQCPVCKSEVSQSSLVPLYGRGQTTIASKNKAYQQVGSVIPRRPLGPILYNATSTASEPTFQSNQHFHDPYHRHHHHHHHQMFNSIPSSYSTSPMFSTSGSLDNTFGIFGEMMYATVFGNQVSNMYSYNQPGSSNPRIRRHLMRVDKSLSRICFFLFCCMVLCLLLF